The Pelobates fuscus isolate aPelFus1 chromosome 2, aPelFus1.pri, whole genome shotgun sequence genome has a segment encoding these proteins:
- the P2RY13 gene encoding P2Y purinoceptor 13, with translation MNNTTGSLTPKHCVRDTRIIEVVFPVLYTIIFLLGIILNSISLWIFCYVPSNTVFIIYLKNTLAADFIMTLTLPFKILTDSGLVSWKLKMFVCRFSAVIFYETMYINIILLGLIGLDRFLKIIRPLGRTWMDKTSVAKRISIAVWLIMFGLSLPNMILSNEKATPQNVRKCANLKNPLGLKWHEAVNYICQFIFWSVFLSMIIFYTIITRKVYKSFTKSRSKNCSTKRKTKARVFIVVVVFFLCFAPFHFSRIPYTFSQTGIIKDCYLQNKLFISKEITLWIATTNVCMDPLIYVLLCKPFRKLIMSVTRNTSLETQMNIESTV, from the coding sequence ATGAATAATACTACAGGGTCACTAACTCCCAAACATTGTGTACGAGACACCAGGATCATAGAAGTTGTGTTTCCAGTTCTATACACCATTATATTCTTGCTTGGAATAATTCTGAATAGTATATCCCTTTGGATTTTCTGCTACGTTCCCAGCAACACAGTTTTCATTATTTATCTGAAGAACACATTGGCCGCGGACTTCATCATGACGTTGACGTTACCATTTAAGATTCTTACAGATTCTGGGCTTGTATCGTGGAAactaaaaatgtttgtttgtcGTTTCTCAGCAGTGATATTTTATGAAACTATGTATATCAACATCATACTTCTTGGACTTATAGGACTTGACCGTTTTCTAAAGATCATTAGACCACTAGGTAGAACATGGATGGATAAAACCTCTGTAGCCAAGCGAATCTCCATAGCAGTGTGGCTTATTATGTTTGGACTCTCACTTCCAAACATGATCCTCTCAAATGAGAAGGCAACACCACAAAATGTTAGGAAATGTGCTAATCTGAAGAATCCATTGGGTCTCAAGTGGCACGAAGCAGTAAATTACATTTGCCAGTTTATTTTCTGGTCTGTTTTTCTCTCCATGATCATATTTTACACAATAATTACAAGGAAGGTTTACAAGTCATTTACCAAATCAAGGAGTAAGAATTGCTCTACAAAGCGAAAGACTAAAGCCAGAGTTTTTATCGTGGTGGTTGTGTTCTTCTTGTGTTTCGCACCATTTCACTTCTCACGGATTCCTTACACATTTAGTCAAACAGGGATCATAAAAGATTGCTACCTTCAAAACAAACTGTTCATTTCTAAAGAAATTACCCTATGGATAGCAACCACCAATGTATGCATGGATCCTTTAATATATGTTCTTTTGTGCAAGCCATTTAGGAAACTGATAATGTCTGTCACCAGGAATACAAGTCTGGAAACACAAATGAACATTGAATCCACTGTGTAA